A stretch of Malus sylvestris chromosome 11, drMalSylv7.2, whole genome shotgun sequence DNA encodes these proteins:
- the LOC126590109 gene encoding potassium transporter 5-like isoform X8, with protein MSDEEVVVENPTDEGSQDHQEVSDHHEHHKDQLKGKKLSWQKLRRNDSLDLESRRFTVPHGHASKGADWSVIMHLAFQSIGIVYGDIGTSPLYVYASTFTKGINHSDDILGVLSLIFYTLTLIPLIKYVLIVLRANDNGDGGTFALYSLLCRYAKVGLTPSQQAEDRDVSNFQLELPTKSVKRASRLKSSLENSPFAKIFLLFATMLGTSMVIGDGVLTPCISVLSAVGGIKEATSAMTQGRVVLISVVILIALFMVQRFGTDKVGYSFAPIICIWFTMIGGIGVYNFIKFDPTVVKALNPQYIIDYFRRNKKDAWISLGGIVLAITGTEALFADVGHFTVRSIQISMCTVTYPALILAYSGQASFLRKHHLLVADTFFKSIPKPLYWPMFVVAVMAAIIASQAMISGTFSIIQQSLSLGCFPRVKIVHTSTKYAGQVYIPEVNYLLMLACVGVTLGFRSTAKIGNAYGIAVVFVMTLTSSFLVLIMIMIWKTNIFLVISYVLVIGSVELLYLSSVLYKFDQGGYLPLAFATLLMFVMFVWNDVHRRKYYYELEHKISPEQLKEIAVDANFSRMPGLALFYSELVQGIPPIFNHYAANVPALHSVLVFVSIKSLPISKVPLEERFLFRRVEPKDMNVFRCVARYGYTDVRNENEPFEGLLVEKLKEFIKDSFWISQTNNMHSSANGDTTFEIEEEFEDSALANGGENGKEDLKQQVDDHDKQQDLLDREIEAIDKAWRRGVVHLIGENEVTAAKGAGIAKRISIDYAYNFLKRNLRQSDKVFDIPHKRLLKVGMTYEL; from the exons ATGTCTGATGAAGAGGTAGTAGTGGAAAACCCTACAGATGAGGGAAGCCAAGATCATCAGGAAGTTTCTGATCATCATGAGCATCATAAGGATCAACTCAAAGGGAAGAAACTTTCCTGGCAAAAGTTGCGAAGAAACGACTCCTTGGACCTCGAGTCACGCCGTTTCACAGTTCCCCATGGCCATGCCTCCAAG ggTGCAGACTGGTCGGTGATAATGCACTTGGCATTTCAGAGCATTGGCATAGTTTATGGGGACATTGGTACATCACCTCTCTATGTGTATGCGAGCACCTTCACCAAAGGCATCAACCATAGCGATGACATTTTGGGTGTTCTTTCTTTGATCTTTTACACACTCACCTTAATCCCTCTGATTAAGTACGTTTTAATCGTCTTACGGGCCAACGATAACGGCGATG gagGGACGTTCGCACTATACTCTTTGCTGTGTCGATATGCCAAGGTTGGTTTGACTCCGAGTCAACAAGCAGAGGATCGTGATGTTTCAAATTTTCAGCTTGAGTTGCCTACCAAAAGTGTAAAGAGGGCATCTAGGCTTAAGTCATCATTGGAGAACAGCCCATTTGCCAAAATCTTTCTACTATTCGCCACCATGCTTGGTACTTCCATGGTCATTGGTGATGGTGTCCTCACTCCTTGCATCTCAG TTCTATCGGCTGTTGGAGGAATCAAAGAAGCCACATCTGCAATGACACAAG GTCGGGTTGTTTTGATATCAGTAGTCATCTTGATTGCCCTATTCATGGTTCAAAGATTTGGAACTGATAAAGTAGGCTACAGTTTTGCACCAATTATTTGCATTTGGTTTACCATGATTGGTGGAATTGGCGTCTACAACTTCATCAAGTTTGATCCGACGGTGGTCAAGGCTCTAAATCCACAATACATAATAGATTACTTCAGGAGGAACAAAAAAGACGCTTGGATTTCTCTTGGTGGCATTGTCTTAGCCATAACAG GAACTGAAGCTTTATTTGCTGACGTGGGACACTTCACAGTACGATCCATTCAAATAAGTATGTGCACAGTTACTTATCCAGCTCTCATATTGGCATACTCTGGACAAGCCTCTTTTCTTCGCAAGCACCATCTTCTTGTTGCAGATACCTTCTTCAAGTCGATACCAA AGCCTTTGTATTGGCCTATGTTTGTAGTGGCTGTAATGGCAGCGATCATAGCTAGTCAAGCTATGATTTCAGGGACTTTCTCTATAATCCAACAATCACTATCATTAGGGTGTTTCCCTCGTGTGAAAATCGTGCACACATCAACCAAGTATGCCGGACAAGTTTATATTCCGGAAGTGAACTACCTTCTCATGTTAGCTTGTGTTGGAGTCACTTTAGGGTTTCGAAGCACTGCAAAGATCGGCAATGCATATG GTATAGCAGTGGTGTTTGTAATGACGCTTACATCATCCTTCCTAGTGCTAATCATGATCATGATATGGAAGACCAACATATTCCTCGTCATCTCATATGTTCTTGTTATTGGAAGTGTAGAGCTTCTGTATCTAAGTTCAGTGCTCTACAAATTTGACCAGGGCGGATATCTTCCCCTCGCCTTTGCTACATTGTTGATGTTTGTAATGTTTGTGTGGAATGATGTGCATCGAAGAAAGTACTATTACGAGCTTGAACACAAAATTTCTCCCGAACAACTCAAGGAAATTGCTGTTGATGCAAACTTTTCTCGTATGCCTGGCCTCGCCTTGTTCTATTCGGAACTTGTTCAAGGCATCCCGCCAATCTTCAATCATTACGCTGCGAATGTGCCTGCATTGCACTCCGTCCTTGTTTTTGTCTCAATCAAATCGTTGCCTATAAGCAAGGTTCCATTGGAAGAGCGCTTTCTTTTTCGGAGAGTAGAGCCTAAGGATATGAATGTGTTCCGATGCGTTGCTAGGTATGGGTACACCGATGTTCGCAATGAGAACGAACCCTTTGAAGGATTGTTGGTGGAGAAGTTGAAAGAGTTCATAAAGGATAGTTTTTGGATATCTCAAACAAATAATATGCACAGTAGTGCTAATGGGGATACCACGTTtgagatcgaggaagaattcgAAGACAGTGCTTTGGCGAACGGTGGAGAGAATGGAAAGGAGGATTTGAAGCAGCAAGTTGATGATCATGATAAGCAACAAGATTTGTTGGACAGAGAGATTGAGGCAATAGACAAAGCATGGAGGCGGGGAGTTGTTCATTTGATTGGGGAAAATGAAGTGACGGCTGCCAAAGGAGCTGGTATAGCAAAAAGAATTTCGATCGATTACGCTTACAATTTCTTGAAGAGAAATTTGAGGCAGAGTGACAAAGTGTTTGATATTCCTCACAAGCGGCTGTTGAAAGTGGGCATGACTTATGAACTTTAG
- the LOC126590109 gene encoding potassium transporter 5-like isoform X7, with product MSDEEVVVENPTDEGSQDHQEVSDHHEHHKDQLKRKKLSWQKLRRNDSLDLESRRFTAPHGHASKGADWSVIMHLAFQSIGIVYGDIGTSPLYVYASTFTKGINHSDDILGVLSLIFYTLTLIPLIKYVLIVLRANDNGDGGTFALYSLLCRYAKVGLTPSQQAEDRDVSKFQLELPTKSVKRASRLKSSLENSPFAKLFLLFATMLGTSMVISDGVLTPCMSVLSAVGGIKEATSAMTQGRVVLISVVILIALFMVQRFGTDKVGYIFAPIICIWFTMIGGIGVYNFIEFDPTVVKALNPQYIVDYFRRNKKDAWISLGGIVLAITGTEALFADVGHFTVQSIQISMCTITYPAIILAYTGQASFLRKHHLLVADTFFKSIPKPLYWPMFVVAVMAAIIASQAMISGTFSIIQQSLSLGCFPRVKIVHTSTKYAGQVYIPEVNYLLMLACVGVTLGFRSTAKIGNAYGVAVVFVTTLTSSFLVLIMIMIWKTNIFLVISYVLVIGSVELLYLSSVLYKLDQGGYLPLAFATLLMFIMFVWNDVHRRKYYYELEHKISPEQLKEIAVDANFSRMPGLAMFYSELVQGIPPIFNHYAANVPALHSVLVFVSIKSLPISKVPLEERFLFRQVEAKDLNVFRCVARYGYTDVRNENEPFEGLLVEKLKEFIKDNFWISQTNIMHSSVYGDTKLEIEEEFEDSTLANGGEKGKEDLKQQVDDHDKQQDLLDREIEAIDKAWRRGVVHLIGENEVTAAKGAGIAKRIVIDYAYNFLKRNLRQSDKVFDIPHKRLLKVGMTYEL from the exons ATGTCTGATGAAGAGGTAGTAGTGGAAAACCCTACAGATGAGGGAAGCCAAGATCATCAGGAAGTTTCTGATCATCATGAGCATCATAAGGATCAACTCAAACGGAAGAAACTTTCATGGCAAAAGTTGCGAAGAAACGACTCCTTGGACCTCGAGTCACGCCGTTTCACAGCTCCCCATGGCCATGCCTCCAAG ggTGCGGACTGGTCGGTGATAATGCACTTGGCATTTCAGAGCATTGGCATAGTTTATGGGGACATTGGTACATCACCTCTCTATGTGTATGCGAGCACCTTCACCAAAGGCATCAACCATAGCGATGACATTTTGGGTGTTCTTTCTTTGATCTTTTACACACTCACCTTAATCCCTCTGATTAAGTATGTTTTAATCGTCTTACGGGCCAATGATAACGGTGATG GAGGGACGTTCGCACTATACTCTTTGCTGTGTCGATATGCCAAGGTTGGTTTGACTCCGAGTCAACAAGCAGAGGATCGTGATGTTTCAAAATTTCAGCTTGAGTTGCCTACCAAAAGTGTAAAGAGGGCATCTAGGCTTAAATCTTCATTGGAGAACAGCCCATTTGCCAAATTATTTCTACTATTCGCCACCATGCTTGGTACTTCCATGGTCATTAGTGATGGTGTCCTCACTCCTTGCATGTCAG TTCTGTCGGCTGTTGGAGGAATCAAAGAAGCCACATCTGCAATGACACAAG GTCGGGTTGTTTTGATATCAGTAGTCATCTTGATTGCCCTATTCATGGTTCAAAGATTTGGAACTGATAAAGTAGGCTACATTTTTGCACCAATTATTTGCATTTGGTTTACCATGATTGGTGGAATTGGCGTCTACAACTTCATCGAGTTTGATCCGACGGTGGTCAAGGCTCTAAATCCACAATACATAGTAGATTACTTCAGGAGGAACAAAAAAGACGCTTGGATTTCTCTTGGTGGCATTGTCTTAGCCATAACAG GAACTGAAGCTTTATTTGCTGACGTGGGACACTTCACAGTACAATCCATTCAAATAAGTATGTGCACAATTACTTATCCAGCTATCATATTGGCATACACTGGACAAGCCTCTTTTCTTCGCAAGCACCATCTTCTTGTTGCAGATACCTTCTTCAAGTCCATACCAA AGCCTTTGTATTGGCCTATGTTTGTAGTGGCTGTAATGGCAGCGATCATAGCTAGTCAAGCTATGATTTCAGGGACTTTCTCTATAATCCAACAATCACTATCATTAGGGTGTTTCCCTCGTGTGAAAATCGTGCACACATCAACCAAGTATGCCGGACAAGTTTATATTCCGGAAGTGAACTACCTTCTCATGTTAGCTTGTGTTGGAGTCACTTTAGGGTTTCGAAGCACTGCAAAGATCGGAAATGCATATG GTGTAGCAGTGGTGTTTGTAACGACGCTTACATCATCCTTCCTAGTGCTAATCATGATCATGATATGGAAGACCAACATATTCCTCGTCATCTCATATGTTCTTGTTATTGGAAGTGTAGAGCTTCTGTATCTAAGTTCAGTGCTCTACAAACTTGACCAGGGCGGATATCTTCCCCTCGCGTTTGCTACATTGTTGATGTTTATAATGTTTGTGTGGAATGATGTGCATCGAAGAAAGTACTATTACGAGCTTGAACACAAAATTTCTCCCGAACAACTCAAGGAAATTGCTGTTGATGCAAACTTTTCTCGTATGCCTGGCCTCGCCATGTTCTATTCGGAACTTGTTCAAGGCATTCCGCCAATCTTCAATCATTACGCTGCTAATGTGCCTGCATTGCACTCCGTCCTTGTTTTTGTCTCAATCAAATCGTTGCCTATAAGCAAGGTTCCATTGGAAGAGCGCTTTCTTTTTCGGCAAGTAGAGGCTAAGGATCTGAATGTGTTCCGATGCGTTGCTAGATATGGGTACACCGATGTTCGCAATGAGAACGAACCCTTCGAAGGATTGTTGGTGGAGAAGTTGAAAGAGTTCATAAAGGATAATTTTTGGAtatctcaaacaaatattatgcACAGTAGCGTTTATGGGGATACCAAGTTggagatcgaggaagaattcgAAGACAGTACTTTGGCTAACGGtggagagaaaggaaaggaggATTTGAAGCAGCAAGTTGATGATCATGATAAGCAACAAGATTTGTTGGACAGAGAGATTGAGGCAATAGACAAAGCATGGAGGCGGGGAGTTGTTCATTTGATTGGGGAAAATGAAGTGACGGCTGCCAAAGGAGCTGGCATAGCGAAAAGAATTGTGATCGATTACGCTTACAATTTCTTGAAGAGAAATTTGAGGCAGAGTGACAAAGTGTTTGATATTCCTCACAAGCGGCTGTTGAAAGTGGGCATGACTTATGAACTTTAG
- the LOC126590109 gene encoding potassium transporter 5-like isoform X6: MPDEEVVVENPTDIEGSQDHQEVSDRHDHHKDQLKGKRLSWQKLRRYDSLDLESRHFTAPHGHASKGADWSVIMHLAFQSIGIVYGDIGTSPLYVYASTFTKGINHSDDILGVLSLIFYTLTLIPLIKYVLIVLRANDNGDGGTFALYSLLCRYAKVGLTPSQQAEDRDVSNFQLELPTKSVKRASRLKSSLENSPFAKIFLLFATMLGTSMVIGDGVLTPCISVLSAVGGIKEATSAMTQGRVVLISVVILIALFMVQRFGTDKVGYSFAPIICIWFTMIGGIGVYNFIKFDPTVVKALNPQYIIDYFRRNKKDAWISLGGIVLAITGTEALFADVGHFTVRSIQISMCTVTYPALILAYSGQASFLRKHHLLVADTFFKSIPKPLYWPMFVVAVMAAIIASQAMISGTFSIIQQSLSLGCFPRVKIVHTSTKYAGQVYIPEVNYLLMLACVGVTLGFRSTAKIGNAYGIAVVFVMTLTSSFLVLIMIMIWKTNIFLVISYVLVIGSVELLYLSSVLYKFDQGGYLPLAFATLLMFVMFVWNDVHRRKYYYELEHKISPEQLKEIAVDANFSRMPGLALFYSELVQGIPPIFNHYAANVPALHSVLVFVSIKSLPISKVPLEERFLFRRVEPKDMNVFRCVARYGYTDVRNENEPFEGLLVEKLKEFIKDSFWISQTNNMHSSANGDTTFEIEEEFEDSALANGGENGKEDLKQQVDDHDKQQDLLDREIEAIDKAWRRGVVHLIGENEVTAAKGAGIAKRISIDYAYNFLKRNLRQSDKVFDIPHKRLLKVGMTYEL; encoded by the exons ggTGCGGACTGGTCGGTGATAATGCACTTGGCATTTCAGAGCATTGGCATAGTTTATGGGGACATTGGTACATCACCTCTCTATGTGTATGCGAGCACCTTCACCAAAGGCATCAACCATAGCGATGACATTTTGGGTGTTCTTTCTTTGATCTTTTACACACTCACCTTAATCCCTCTGATTAAGTATGTTTTAATCGTCTTACGGGCCAATGATAACGGTGATG gagGGACGTTCGCACTATACTCTTTGCTGTGTCGATATGCCAAGGTTGGTTTGACTCCGAGTCAACAAGCAGAGGATCGTGATGTTTCAAATTTTCAGCTTGAGTTGCCTACCAAAAGTGTAAAGAGGGCATCTAGGCTTAAGTCATCATTGGAGAACAGCCCATTTGCCAAAATCTTTCTACTATTCGCCACCATGCTTGGTACTTCCATGGTCATTGGTGATGGTGTCCTCACTCCTTGCATCTCAG TTCTATCGGCTGTTGGAGGAATCAAAGAAGCCACATCTGCAATGACACAAG GTCGGGTTGTTTTGATATCAGTAGTCATCTTGATTGCCCTATTCATGGTTCAAAGATTTGGAACTGATAAAGTAGGCTACAGTTTTGCACCAATTATTTGCATTTGGTTTACCATGATTGGTGGAATTGGCGTCTACAACTTCATCAAGTTTGATCCGACGGTGGTCAAGGCTCTAAATCCACAATACATAATAGATTACTTCAGGAGGAACAAAAAAGACGCTTGGATTTCTCTTGGTGGCATTGTCTTAGCCATAACAG GAACTGAAGCTTTATTTGCTGACGTGGGACACTTCACAGTACGATCCATTCAAATAAGTATGTGCACAGTTACTTATCCAGCTCTCATATTGGCATACTCTGGACAAGCCTCTTTTCTTCGCAAGCACCATCTTCTTGTTGCAGATACCTTCTTCAAGTCGATACCAA AGCCTTTGTATTGGCCTATGTTTGTAGTGGCTGTAATGGCAGCGATCATAGCTAGTCAAGCTATGATTTCAGGGACTTTCTCTATAATCCAACAATCACTATCATTAGGGTGTTTCCCTCGTGTGAAAATCGTGCACACATCAACCAAGTATGCCGGACAAGTTTATATTCCGGAAGTGAACTACCTTCTCATGTTAGCTTGTGTTGGAGTCACTTTAGGGTTTCGAAGCACTGCAAAGATCGGCAATGCATATG GTATAGCAGTGGTGTTTGTAATGACGCTTACATCATCCTTCCTAGTGCTAATCATGATCATGATATGGAAGACCAACATATTCCTCGTCATCTCATATGTTCTTGTTATTGGAAGTGTAGAGCTTCTGTATCTAAGTTCAGTGCTCTACAAATTTGACCAGGGCGGATATCTTCCCCTCGCCTTTGCTACATTGTTGATGTTTGTAATGTTTGTGTGGAATGATGTGCATCGAAGAAAGTACTATTACGAGCTTGAACACAAAATTTCTCCCGAACAACTCAAGGAAATTGCTGTTGATGCAAACTTTTCTCGTATGCCTGGCCTCGCCTTGTTCTATTCGGAACTTGTTCAAGGCATCCCGCCAATCTTCAATCATTACGCTGCGAATGTGCCTGCATTGCACTCCGTCCTTGTTTTTGTCTCAATCAAATCGTTGCCTATAAGCAAGGTTCCATTGGAAGAGCGCTTTCTTTTTCGGAGAGTAGAGCCTAAGGATATGAATGTGTTCCGATGCGTTGCTAGGTATGGGTACACCGATGTTCGCAATGAGAACGAACCCTTTGAAGGATTGTTGGTGGAGAAGTTGAAAGAGTTCATAAAGGATAGTTTTTGGATATCTCAAACAAATAATATGCACAGTAGTGCTAATGGGGATACCACGTTtgagatcgaggaagaattcgAAGACAGTGCTTTGGCGAACGGTGGAGAGAATGGAAAGGAGGATTTGAAGCAGCAAGTTGATGATCATGATAAGCAACAAGATTTGTTGGACAGAGAGATTGAGGCAATAGACAAAGCATGGAGGCGGGGAGTTGTTCATTTGATTGGGGAAAATGAAGTGACGGCTGCCAAAGGAGCTGGTATAGCAAAAAGAATTTCGATCGATTACGCTTACAATTTCTTGAAGAGAAATTTGAGGCAGAGTGACAAAGTGTTTGATATTCCTCACAAGCGGCTGTTGAAAGTGGGCATGACTTATGAACTTTAG
- the LOC126590109 gene encoding potassium transporter 5-like isoform X9, translating into MSDEEVVVENPTDEGSQDHQEVSDHHEHHKDQLKRKKLSWQKLRRNDSLDLESRRFTAPHGHASKGADWSVIMHLAFQSIGIVYGDIGTSPLYVYASTFTKGINHSDDILGVLSLIFYTLTLIPLIKYVLIVLRANDNGDGGTFALYSLLCRYAKVGLTPSQQAEDRDVSNFQLELPTKSVKRASRLKSSLENSPFAKIFLLFATMLGTSMVIGDGVLTPCISVLSAVGGIKEATSAMTQGRVVLISVVILIALFMVQRFGTDKVGYSFAPIICIWFTMIGGIGVYNFIKFDPTVVKALNPQYIIDYFRRNKKDAWISLGGIVLAITGTEALFADVGHFTVRSIQISMCTVTYPALILAYSGQASFLRKHHLLVADTFFKSIPKPLYWPMFVVAVMAAIIASQAMISGTFSIIQQSLSLGCFPRVKIVHTSTKYAGQVYIPEVNYLLMLACVGVTLGFRSTAKIGNAYGIAVVFVMTLTSSFLVLIMIMIWKTNIFLVISYVLVIGSVELLYLSSVLYKFDQGGYLPLAFATLLMFVMFVWNDVHRRKYYYELEHKISPEQLKEIAVDANFSRMPGLALFYSELVQGIPPIFNHYAANVPALHSVLVFVSIKSLPISKVPLEERFLFRRVEPKDMNVFRCVARYGYTDVRNENEPFEGLLVEKLKEFIKDSFWISQTNNMHSSANGDTTFEIEEEFEDSALANGGENGKEDLKQQVDDHDKQQDLLDREIEAIDKAWRRGVVHLIGENEVTAAKGAGIAKRISIDYAYNFLKRNLRQSDKVFDIPHKRLLKVGMTYEL; encoded by the exons ATGTCTGATGAAGAGGTAGTAGTGGAAAACCCTACAGATGAGGGAAGCCAAGATCATCAGGAAGTTTCTGATCATCATGAGCATCATAAGGATCAACTCAAACGGAAGAAACTTTCATGGCAAAAGTTGCGAAGAAACGACTCCTTGGACCTCGAGTCACGCCGTTTCACAGCTCCCCATGGCCATGCCTCCAAG ggTGCGGACTGGTCGGTGATAATGCACTTGGCATTTCAGAGCATTGGCATAGTTTATGGGGACATTGGTACATCACCTCTCTATGTGTATGCGAGCACCTTCACCAAAGGCATCAACCATAGCGATGACATTTTGGGTGTTCTTTCTTTGATCTTTTACACACTCACCTTAATCCCTCTGATTAAGTATGTTTTAATCGTCTTACGGGCCAATGATAACGGTGATG gagGGACGTTCGCACTATACTCTTTGCTGTGTCGATATGCCAAGGTTGGTTTGACTCCGAGTCAACAAGCAGAGGATCGTGATGTTTCAAATTTTCAGCTTGAGTTGCCTACCAAAAGTGTAAAGAGGGCATCTAGGCTTAAGTCATCATTGGAGAACAGCCCATTTGCCAAAATCTTTCTACTATTCGCCACCATGCTTGGTACTTCCATGGTCATTGGTGATGGTGTCCTCACTCCTTGCATCTCAG TTCTATCGGCTGTTGGAGGAATCAAAGAAGCCACATCTGCAATGACACAAG GTCGGGTTGTTTTGATATCAGTAGTCATCTTGATTGCCCTATTCATGGTTCAAAGATTTGGAACTGATAAAGTAGGCTACAGTTTTGCACCAATTATTTGCATTTGGTTTACCATGATTGGTGGAATTGGCGTCTACAACTTCATCAAGTTTGATCCGACGGTGGTCAAGGCTCTAAATCCACAATACATAATAGATTACTTCAGGAGGAACAAAAAAGACGCTTGGATTTCTCTTGGTGGCATTGTCTTAGCCATAACAG GAACTGAAGCTTTATTTGCTGACGTGGGACACTTCACAGTACGATCCATTCAAATAAGTATGTGCACAGTTACTTATCCAGCTCTCATATTGGCATACTCTGGACAAGCCTCTTTTCTTCGCAAGCACCATCTTCTTGTTGCAGATACCTTCTTCAAGTCGATACCAA AGCCTTTGTATTGGCCTATGTTTGTAGTGGCTGTAATGGCAGCGATCATAGCTAGTCAAGCTATGATTTCAGGGACTTTCTCTATAATCCAACAATCACTATCATTAGGGTGTTTCCCTCGTGTGAAAATCGTGCACACATCAACCAAGTATGCCGGACAAGTTTATATTCCGGAAGTGAACTACCTTCTCATGTTAGCTTGTGTTGGAGTCACTTTAGGGTTTCGAAGCACTGCAAAGATCGGCAATGCATATG GTATAGCAGTGGTGTTTGTAATGACGCTTACATCATCCTTCCTAGTGCTAATCATGATCATGATATGGAAGACCAACATATTCCTCGTCATCTCATATGTTCTTGTTATTGGAAGTGTAGAGCTTCTGTATCTAAGTTCAGTGCTCTACAAATTTGACCAGGGCGGATATCTTCCCCTCGCCTTTGCTACATTGTTGATGTTTGTAATGTTTGTGTGGAATGATGTGCATCGAAGAAAGTACTATTACGAGCTTGAACACAAAATTTCTCCCGAACAACTCAAGGAAATTGCTGTTGATGCAAACTTTTCTCGTATGCCTGGCCTCGCCTTGTTCTATTCGGAACTTGTTCAAGGCATCCCGCCAATCTTCAATCATTACGCTGCGAATGTGCCTGCATTGCACTCCGTCCTTGTTTTTGTCTCAATCAAATCGTTGCCTATAAGCAAGGTTCCATTGGAAGAGCGCTTTCTTTTTCGGAGAGTAGAGCCTAAGGATATGAATGTGTTCCGATGCGTTGCTAGGTATGGGTACACCGATGTTCGCAATGAGAACGAACCCTTTGAAGGATTGTTGGTGGAGAAGTTGAAAGAGTTCATAAAGGATAGTTTTTGGATATCTCAAACAAATAATATGCACAGTAGTGCTAATGGGGATACCACGTTtgagatcgaggaagaattcgAAGACAGTGCTTTGGCGAACGGTGGAGAGAATGGAAAGGAGGATTTGAAGCAGCAAGTTGATGATCATGATAAGCAACAAGATTTGTTGGACAGAGAGATTGAGGCAATAGACAAAGCATGGAGGCGGGGAGTTGTTCATTTGATTGGGGAAAATGAAGTGACGGCTGCCAAAGGAGCTGGTATAGCAAAAAGAATTTCGATCGATTACGCTTACAATTTCTTGAAGAGAAATTTGAGGCAGAGTGACAAAGTGTTTGATATTCCTCACAAGCGGCTGTTGAAAGTGGGCATGACTTATGAACTTTAG